The DNA sequence AAAGGAAGATAGTTTTGCTCCATTAGGGAAAGAAAACCTTGATGAAACTGTACAAGTACATATTCCAAGCCCCAAGAGAACTTTGAGCTCATCATCATCTAAAAACAGAATGGGAGGATCAGCTAACTACTCTAGGAAAAGCGGGGCGAGTAATGCAGGAGGCAAATTAGGAAGTGATCTAGTAGTGATAAATGATGAAAAGGGAGTGTTTGGGATGTCTGATTTAATGAAGGCAGCGGCCGAGGTTCTAGGGAATGGAGGGTTGGGATCAGCCTATAAAGCAATGATGTCAAATGGGGTATCCGTCGTTGTGAAGAGGATGAGGGAAATGAATGCAATGACCAAGGAAACGTTTGATACAGAGATGAGGCGGATTGGTTCACTGAAGCACAATAATATATTGACACCTTTAGCATATCATTACAGGAAAGATGAGAAATTAATGGTGTCTGAGTTTGTTCCTAAAGGCAGCTTGTTATACATTTTGCATGGTAAATCTTCTGTTATCACATTTTTATTCTGCACATGTTAACAAAAAAGTGTGAATTTTTTACAAACGAGACTATTCCCGTGCCTAGATGCAGTTAGCTAGGCTAAACACTTTTAACATCATGAGTGCTGTTTATTCAAATTCTTCCAGTAGTGTATGTATGATCTTTATGTAAAGACAGTGCATTGTTTCAGGTGACCGTGGTGTGTCTCATTCGGAGCTAAATTGGGCAACAAGGTTAAAGATTATCCAAGGAATAGCGAGAGGGATGGGTTACCTTCATTCTGAATTCTCTTCATATGAACTTCCTCATGGCAATCTCAAATCCAGCAATGTACTTCTTGGTTCAAACTACAAGCCCCTTCTATCGGACTATGCAATGTATCCATTAGTCAACAATACTCAATCGGCACAAGCTATGTTTGCTTTTAAATCTCCTGAAGCAGTTTTATACCAACAAGTCTCCCACAAAAGTGATGTCTACTGTCTCGGAATCCTCATTCTTGAAATCCTAACTGGCAAGTTCCCTTCTCAGTATCTCAACAACCAAAAAGGTGGCACTGATGTGGTTCAATGGGTCCGAACATCATTGTCTGAAAAACGCGAGTCAGAATTGATTGACCCTGAAATAGCTGGAGCTTCAGCCGCTTCACTTGATCAGATGGTGAAACTATTGCACATTGGAGCTGCTTGTACCGAAAATGATCAAGATCGAAGATTAGACATGAAAGAAGCAATCAGGAGGATAGAAGAGATACAAGCCTAAGAATCCTGCATCATAATCTCTCCTGCTAAGGATTGAAAAGTGGTATGAAAACAAACATTTTCACAACTATCTTCCAAATTTCAACTTCCACTTGCTAAAATCTTGAGAATAGGCCATGCATTCTCGGAGGTGCTCAATCCTGACACAATGTCTTGAGTGATGTGGCGACGGGACATCATCACATACATCTTCTCATCAATTAAACAACTGTTAGGGTCGCGTGATTAGTGTatcatttgataaatatttttgagaTCTTTGGTATTTTTCGGGTGACCAAGAACATGATCAGAACTTTTGTTAGGACAAGAAAGGAagagtataaaagaacacatagATTAAGCCtcagattgtacatcatttcaATTTAGTTATTGTCTATATTGTGAAATTTTTCTCATTAAACACTTATCCTATTTTTCATGAATGACATCATTTATGATAAACTGCAGATATGGATGCggaatatatgaagaatcgaTGTAAAACTACTAATCTATGGAGAGTTTATACAATAAACTTGAAGGTGTTAACAATGGTGACTACAGCTCTACATGCTTGAGAAGCAAAGAGTACAAAGTAAACTGTAAATCTTAAACTACAAGAAATGAATGTCTAGTTGTTATATAGGCATATGGACTAACTGACTAACTCTAACAGAATCCAACTGTCAACTCTGTAACAAACCACTACTGCTATGCTGAGCTGGACTAACTATATCAGCTGTATTCTCAATATCCCCCCTCAAGATGGGAGTAGGAACCATTCCCAGCTTGGATAATAGAGAATTAAAGTGAACAGAAGGTCCAACTTTAGTCAGAACATCAGCTAGCTGGGATTTAGTTGGCAAGTATGTCAGTTGAAGTAAACCTTCCAAAACCTTGTCTCTAGTAAAGTAGCAATCCAACTCAATATGTTTTGTACGCTCATGAAACACTGGATTCTTAGCGATATGTAAAGCAGACTGGTTATCACAATGTAAAGTCACAGGCTTAAGATCACGAACATCCAGTTCCTCAAGTAAATGAACTGCCCAAGTAACTTCTGCAGCAGCTGAGGCCATTGTTCTATACTCAGCTTCTGCTGAAGATTTAGAAATGGTGTGTTGTTTTTTTGATTTCCAAGTAACAGGAGACTGTCCTAACAGAAGTACATAACCAGTAACTGAACGTCTTGAATCAATACATGAAGcccaatcagcatctgaaaaagCTTGCAATGTTAATTGATCAGTAGCTCTTAATAGAATCCCTTGATAAATTGTCCTAGCCAAATAACGAATTATGTGATGAAGAGCTGCTAAATGAGTGTCCTTTGGAGCATGCATTTACTGGCTCAAGGTTTGAACAGTGTAAGATAAATCTGGCCTAGAATTGGTCAAATAATTTAACTTCCCAACTAGAGACCGATATTTCTCAGGATTAGAAATGAGTTTGCCATCATCCTGAGACAATTTCAAATGTACTGGTAAAGGAGTACAATTTGTCCGTGCACAATCAATCTCAGCTTGTTCAATAATCTCTTTTGCAAACTTTTGTTGACTCAAGATAATTCCTTCTGTAGTATGAGTAACCTGGATGcctaaaaaataattcaattcccCCAGATCCTTGATACCAAACTGAGTATCCAAATGTAACTTCAAACTTTCAACTGCTGATAAATCATCACCAGTAAGAACTACATCATCAACATAAACAGCTGCAATGCATACTTTACCATTGTTTCTTCGAATAAACAGGCTATAGTCATTTTTGGATTGTTGAAACCCTTGACATATCAATTCTTCAACCAATTTTCCATGCCACTCTCGAGATGCCTGTTTCAAGCCATATATCGACTTTCGAAGTAGACAAACCAAATTTTCAGGATTAGGCAAGCCTTCTGGGACACACATATATACCTCTTGTTTCAATGTACCATGCAAAAATGCATTGTTCACATCTAGTTGGTGCAATTTCCACTTCTTTGAGGCTGCAACTGATAATAGAATTCTCACAGTACTCATCTTAATAACAAGAGAAAATGTCTCCTCATAGTCCACACCAAACTTTTGATTATATCCTTTAGCAACCAAACGAGCCTTGTACCTTTCTAAACttccatcagattttaatttgaCTTTGAAAACCCATCTGGAACCGATTGCTTTCTTGTTTGGTGGAAGAGAAACAAGATCCCAAGTATGATTAGCATGCAAAGTATCTAACTCTTTTTTCATTGCCTCAACCCACATAGGACTAGCTGCAGCTTCCTTGTATGATTTAGGCTCAACTATTGTACATTTAGGAGCTGTTAAAGCAGAAGGTGATAATGTGACTACATTACACCAATGTTCAGATGAAACCTGATCAATTTGTGACTCCTTAACAGCATGATTACACTTATAAGAAGACAAGTATGCTGGTGGCTTAGAGACTCGAGTGGATCGTCTCACAGGTTCTGGAACTTGAACAATATTGTCTAAACTTAAATCATGAGTTACAGAATTATCATGATCAGCACTAAGATGGCTGCGAGAAGAAGCACTGGGAACATTATTAGAATGACAATCAGTAGGATGATGATTTTCACTCTGAAATGTGTTCTCAGGAAAAAGAGAAGAACTGTTGTTATCATCAGAAACATAATCATATGTTTCCAAAGAAGTAACAGCAGGTAGATAGATGTGTATGAGAAAatcatcagttttattaattgaATGATAGGgaaaatgtttttcatgaaaAATGACATCACGAGATATAAAAACAGAATATgtcttaagatttaagagttTATATCCCTTTTGGGAGTTTGAATACCCAAGAAAAACAAATGCCACAGAACGAGGATCAAACTTACTCCTATCTGCAGCAATTGTGGAAGCAAAGCATAAACATCCAAAAGTTTTGAAGTGCTCATAAGATGGAATCATACCAGTGAGTCTATGGAAAGGACTGTCGTTGTTAATACTCTGCAGGGGAAGTCTGTTGATCAAGTAGGTGGCACAAAGAACACTTTCATTCCAGAATTTAGCAGGTATTTTGGATTGGAACTGTAATGACCTAGCAGTTTCAAGCAAATGACGATGCTTACGCTCcacaactccattttgttgtggagtatAGCTACAAGAGGTCTCCTGCAGAATACCTTTTGACATGAAAAACAGTTTCATTGCACCTTGACAAAGTTCTGGTGCATTGTCCGAACGGACCCTCAACACTTTACCCTTGAATTGAGTATTAACATATAGTAAGAAATTAGACATGATTTGCACACATTCAGTCCTTGATTTCAACAAATGAACCCATGTAAAACGAGTAAAATCATCTACAATTGTCAAAAATTGATTGCAACCATTATGAGAGCGTATCTTATACGGTCCCAACACATCAATATGAATTAACTCGAAAGGAGCACTAGTTTTGATAGAGCTACTAGTAAAGCTTAACCTAGTTTGTTTAGCCATAGGACAGATCTGGCAAAtaatgtaaagcataatgtaacgtaaatgtaattacgataactcaacacatcaaaagacaggaaacaatacgtaagtataatacaggaatctacaggttggagattcgatacaaacagacaaagacaatcaagatatctgagacgagcatccgtccactgaaagaagttcattaacatgttcaagcctcagtgaagaataaagttcaatcagtttctgctatcaagattgcctgaagatcaagtatcaaagatcagaagattccagtatatttaatttgattatttataatcaaatttatcgaagcaacacctaacccggaatgactgatcaagtatgttatcaagcaaaagaattcaagggattatttcagttcgagtcgttcgtgaaccagaccagtgcacaggacgtcaggacatacgaaagtattcagtgaattcgatcaacgaattaattgatcaagtcaatcgagctgctccaggatatcTCCAAAGaacttattaatatacatatgtatatatatatatatattaattgtgaattacttgaacataaataattcaagtaattaattaaacacaattaattctatatatatatatatatatatatatatatatatatatatatatatatatatatatatatatatatttaataagtaaTGCAAATGGAAGACTAAGGCAAAATTCTCTAAGGCAATGGACTACACAAAggatggagcgcaacctttgaccaagtcaaaggttgcgacttcAACAGTGTTCAACACGCATGTACAGGCAATGGGAATTCGTCTAAGTACTATAACATATACTACTGGAGGTGTATAAGCGCGAACTTTGACTctagtcaaagttggcgccattCGTTCACAGTAAGGCTACCTAAGCGCAACTTTGCATGGCCACAGTTTTCTCCAAGTACAACTGAAGAGAACACTGTATGTTGTAGattgaagcgcaacatttgaccaaaagtcaaatgttgcgcctcacGTCTATTCTCTTGAAGGTGCAACTCTCACTCAGGGATATTCTAAGGGCCACACTGTGAAGGGATTGAAGCGCATCTGTTGACCATCCAAGCGCCATGATTGACCAACAGTGGAGAAAGTATAAGAAGCGCAactttaatatacatatattcaaatatatatgtgtatatgaaagtggcgccatctCTTGTGCttattggagttagatttatttttataaatcgaatccgtccaggacgaactcaagtcgtccaggacgaactcgttaaccatggttagttgttggaaagcctataaatagagcttagtgttttcatttgaaaacaactacacactttgtaagtgcacacactatacacattctcgagagttaaattagaaatcTAGCCAGACCAGAACATATGCGAGTGTATGAATGAGTCGTGCACGATTTTGTAAATGAACGGCTAAGCAGTTATAAGATTCGATCAGACAATCTTGGGGAGACAACAAATAACCTGAACAAGAGGAATCGCTCAGCTAAGCATCAGTAAGCTCCATTCAGAAGTAAGCAAATGACCCCTAAGAGTTGGCTCCATTTGAACTCCAAAAAATACCTCAAACCTCACCTCATGATAAACTAAACCTCAAAAGCTTGATTAAAACTCTAACAAAGATTAAGGACCCGAGACCTCACAAAATCTCCATTAAACCTCCAACCCCTAAGTTTAAAACCATCAAATCTTCAATAAAACCATAAAAATTCACTAATAATTCTATTACAACTCAAAATTCTTCTCACAGAGCATTAATGGAGTTTTTAAGTGGTTATAGTTGTATTTCCGAAAATACCCCTGCCCAGTTTAACTTTAATTGGATGGAAATACATATTATTCTATTGCAACACCCCCGAAGAATTCTGTCTTACCATAAAACCTGAAGATACAggaaaagaaagtaaattaataattaattacttctaTGCTTGCACCAGGTCACCCGCTAAGTAAATACGAGTTGAAAACTTCCATCAACAAACATCATCTGATCAAATGGATAGATATTCGGTATTTTTAATTCCCAGATAACAAAAAAATACCTTCTAGAACCTAGATCCCTCAGAAATAGATATGATAAAATACCCACAGGCTAGAGATGTGGTTGCTTAAATGATCAACGAACTGAAAGGAAAGGTTAATATTCAACTAAATCTTAATATGCGGTGGGAGAGAACTCTACTACAAACATATCAGATGTAAACCAATAGCACCCCTTTAATTTATCTCAACTATTCATAGCAGAGAACTCTACTATGAACGAACTGAAAGGAAAGGTTAATATCCAACAAAATCTTAATATACCATGGCAGAGAACTCTAGTACAAACATATCAGATGTAAACCAAAAGCACCCCTTTAATTCATCTCAGGTATTCATATAAAGACAAATGCACTTGCGAAATTAATGATTGTAGCAGAGCTAGGTACACTATATGGATTGAAAACAGAAGTAAGTGTGCTTACATCCACATCAGCAAAAAGATCCCAAATAGATCCTCGGCAAAATTAACTGCCAAGCTCAATCTTCCGGCAATCAGGGCACGCCGTTGCTCCCTTGATATTAATGCAGTCTCTGTAGCGGGAAAAGTTTATTAAAACATACCTacaatataaacaaaataagtGTGATTGTAAGATAGTAATGCTAAACATGAAATACATTTAGGATAACAAGAACCTAAAAGATAAGTTGATCTGTGAACGAGCGAGAGTTGAACCCAGAACCCGGGACGCCAAGAGATAAGTTAACTATCCTTGCAAATACAAATGGGAACAGATATGCTAACCTCAAAGGGTTCGATAAATTGAAAGCTGAACTTGAATCTTTAGCATAACAAGAACAAATATTCCTGCTTAATTCCTATATGTTTGAATTTATAATAAGTTCTTTAACAATTATAACATGGCCGATCAAAGAAATAAAGCAACCAACCTGGGTTCTGATACTTGGAGCAATCTTAGAACATACCGCCAGAATGATGCCATCATGTATATGTTATTCATATACAttgattatgtatatatgttattgtTTTCTGTGTTCATTCTTCTTAAAACGGTGATTAATCAGTGTTGCTTGATCATTGTTCcactaattattttttgattaatccAATTtgttacaaaaataataatattattgtgaaaatataatcttttaattattagctatattttaaaattaaataacacaAATCTCATTACATACATGAATATTAAGATTCAGCTTTGTAGTTTGTAGTTTCTTTACCAGGCGTATatgaataattacaaaatattatattcgtaaaaataataaacaatacaattaaactaaaatttctCAAATGTTAAATTATGttaagttaaaataaataattattgtaAATTATGTTGACGTTtagattaaattaaaaagaaaaatataacacgtgtttaaagaaaatatttctTGTAccaatcactttttttaaaccacgtcatatctatatctatatattataaatcctgaacagtgtcacgtcatcaatgccacatatttcaaaaaaaaatccacctcaatgccacatattttagattttgccatgtcattataatttcccTTATTTATTTAAGCGTATCAGAATAATCAACCACATATCTTTGAATTCCTAAAATTGAGCGTAATCAATAactgacaattatattaaattttgaatggtaatgcaataactacattccataatcatagcattttttgaatgttaaatttgtacggaactatttaaaattgaagaagataattatattgaatatactgccacaattgttaagcttatcatgtatcatataactacgctttaattatattaacttatatataaataaatgaagtgcttaaaaattgaaatttataattatatttttatttaatatttaatatccggaagtcgtctaaaatttagctatgttacaaatatgctgctttttaattttcggaataatatatattacattttctaacatagtgatataagtattataaaaagtatttttataaaaatattaaatattgtgTCATTAATTAGTATGTATTAAGCATTTTATGGAGTTCAACTTAATCATAGTAGATATGTACTATTACTTAGAGACAACAATCGGGTCGATCGAAACGGGTTTCGCAAATTCCAAAATCGAAtccaaactatattataaatcctgaacaatgtcaaatcatcaatgtcacatatttcaaaaaaaaagtccaagtCAATggcatctattttaaattttgtcatgtcatataatattccatatttattttagaccaattAGATGTCCTAAGATTCCTAAAATTGTGCGTAATCAATGAGTCGGTCGAAACGGATTTCATAAATACCAAAATCGAacccaaattatattataaatcctgaacagtgtcaaatcatcaatgccacatgtttcaaaaaaaaatccacgACAAAAacacctattttaaattttgacgtgtcatatcatattccatatttattttagactaaTCACATGTcctaaaaatcctaaaattgatgactgacaattatattaaatattgaattgtaatgcaataactacattccatgtatcatagcattttttgaattttgagtttgtacacaactaatgaaaattgaagaagataattatattgaatatactgtCACAATTTTTaagcttatcatgtatcatataactaagcgttaattatattaatttatat is a window from the Daucus carota subsp. sativus chromosome 8, DH1 v3.0, whole genome shotgun sequence genome containing:
- the LOC108198089 gene encoding pollen receptor-like kinase 3 — its product is MVVVRSNFLCLFLIFLSLAPSSHSISEAEALLQFKASITNARALDSWTPDTLPCPPQGNAWVGLNCANGQVRTITLFNMGLAGKIDIVPLEQLSGLKFIIMANNSFEGEIPAFNRLADLKAFYISSNKFSGEIPSDYFANMKALKKLWLDNNNFSGKIPESITQLPILRELRIENNQFSGPIPPLKQDSLADLDVSNNKLEGEIPEYLVKFNATAFKNNPGLCNEKLGMKCTNGAPPPEIDAVDAPDSPFSRSPPQLDTNKSLRVTWVVLAIVIILLALTIFFKTDKKEDSFAPLGKENLDETVQVHIPSPKRTLSSSSSKNRMGGSANYSRKSGASNAGGKLGSDLVVINDEKGVFGMSDLMKAAAEVLGNGGLGSAYKAMMSNGVSVVVKRMREMNAMTKETFDTEMRRIGSLKHNNILTPLAYHYRKDEKLMVSEFVPKGSLLYILHGDRGVSHSELNWATRLKIIQGIARGMGYLHSEFSSYELPHGNLKSSNVLLGSNYKPLLSDYAMYPLVNNTQSAQAMFAFKSPEAVLYQQVSHKSDVYCLGILILEILTGKFPSQYLNNQKGGTDVVQWVRTSLSEKRESELIDPEIAGASAASLDQMVKLLHIGAACTENDQDRRLDMKEAIRRIEEIQA